In Calonectris borealis unplaced genomic scaffold, bCalBor7.hap1.2 HAP1_SCAFFOLD_73, whole genome shotgun sequence, a genomic segment contains:
- the LOC142076610 gene encoding E3 ubiquitin-protein ligase RBBP6-like, translated as MMLQSCQEYDPINYMKKPWGPPPPSSACSRCGKPGDCIKNCPTNGDKNVEPVPRIKEHRNSKEFHDGGERPQYKGCYADKHWKIRNTNY; from the exons atgatgctacagtcttgccaggaatatgatccaatcaa ttacatgaagaaaccctggggtccacctccaccatcatctgcttgctctcgttgcggaaaacctggcgactgtataaagaactgcccaacaaatggg gacaaaaatgttgagcctgttcccagaattaaagagcacaggaattccaaggagtttcatgatggaggtgaaagaccccaatacaaagggtgctatgctgacaaacactggaaaatacgcaataccaactattaa